A stretch of the Streptomyces ortus genome encodes the following:
- a CDS encoding S1C family serine protease: MSTENEGTAVPPAPSAPPVPVDTPAASVPPEQSAAPGAGPAGPHEGMNRPQGPGSSPGDAPTATLPPTPPGAPQGAVPAPEGGAWPPPPPTTPAYANEAHSGPYAGAGEGGSGPYGGAGTGGPGPYGGGGEGGSGPYGGGGESSSGDVWGSSYQQPAPKAKSGGRGGLVAAVLVAALIAGGVGGGIGYWAADRNDDSSGSTTVSSSESGGDLKRDAGTVANVAATALPSTVTIEAEGSNGEGGTGTGFVFDKQGHILTNNHVVAEAVESGKLSATFSNGKKYDAEVVGHAQGYDVAVIKLKKAPDNLKPLPLGNSDKIAVGDSTIAIGAPFGLSNTVTTGIISAKNRPVASSDGSSSSKASYMSALQTDASINPGNSGGPLLDAKGSVIGINSAIQSTGGGLGGTSQSGSIGLGFAIPINQAKNVAQQLIRTGKPVYPVIGASVSLEEGTGAKITEQGAGNSDAITPNGPAAKAGLKPGDVITKLDDRVIDSGPTLIGEIWTHQPGDTVKLTYTRDGKQRTAEVTLGQREGDS; this comes from the coding sequence GTGAGCACCGAGAACGAGGGCACTGCGGTACCCCCGGCCCCGTCTGCACCTCCCGTGCCGGTGGATACTCCCGCTGCTTCCGTGCCCCCGGAGCAGTCGGCAGCGCCCGGAGCGGGTCCCGCGGGCCCCCATGAGGGCATGAACCGGCCCCAGGGGCCGGGCTCCTCCCCGGGAGACGCGCCGACGGCCACGTTGCCCCCGACGCCTCCCGGGGCGCCCCAGGGTGCCGTTCCGGCTCCGGAAGGAGGCGCCTGGCCGCCCCCTCCGCCGACGACACCGGCGTACGCGAACGAGGCGCACTCCGGCCCGTACGCGGGAGCGGGCGAAGGCGGCTCCGGCCCGTACGGAGGCGCGGGCACGGGCGGTCCGGGTCCCTACGGAGGCGGGGGCGAAGGCGGTTCGGGCCCCTACGGAGGCGGCGGCGAAAGCAGCTCCGGGGACGTCTGGGGCTCCTCGTACCAGCAGCCCGCCCCCAAGGCGAAGTCCGGCGGACGCGGCGGCCTGGTCGCCGCGGTCCTGGTGGCGGCGCTGATCGCGGGCGGCGTGGGCGGTGGTATCGGTTACTGGGCGGCGGACCGCAACGACGACTCCTCCGGCTCGACGACGGTCTCCTCGTCCGAGAGCGGCGGCGACCTCAAACGCGACGCGGGCACGGTCGCGAACGTGGCCGCCACCGCGTTGCCGAGCACGGTCACCATCGAGGCCGAGGGCAGCAACGGCGAGGGCGGCACGGGCACCGGCTTCGTCTTCGACAAGCAGGGCCACATCCTCACCAACAACCACGTGGTCGCCGAGGCGGTCGAGAGCGGCAAGCTGTCGGCCACCTTCTCGAACGGCAAGAAGTACGACGCCGAGGTGGTCGGCCACGCCCAGGGTTACGACGTCGCGGTCATCAAACTCAAGAAGGCGCCGGACAACCTCAAGCCGCTGCCGCTCGGCAACTCGGACAAGATCGCGGTCGGCGACTCGACCATCGCGATCGGCGCTCCGTTCGGGCTCTCCAACACGGTGACCACGGGCATCATCAGCGCGAAGAACCGCCCGGTCGCCTCCAGCGACGGCAGCTCCAGCAGCAAGGCCTCGTACATGAGCGCCCTGCAGACCGACGCCTCGATCAACCCGGGCAACTCCGGTGGCCCGCTCCTGGACGCCAAGGGCTCGGTGATCGGCATCAACTCCGCGATCCAGTCCACCGGCGGCGGCCTGGGCGGCACGAGCCAGTCCGGCTCCATCGGCCTGGGCTTCGCGATCCCGATCAACCAGGCGAAGAACGTCGCCCAGCAGCTCATCAGGACGGGCAAGCCCGTCTACCCGGTCATCGGTGCCTCCGTCTCCCTGGAGGAGGGCACGGGCGCGAAGATCACCGAACAGGGCGCCGGCAACTCCGACGCGATCACACCGAACGGCCCCGCCGCCAAGGCCGGTCTCAAGCCCGGCGACGTCATCACCAAGCTCGACGACCGGGTGATCGACAGCGGCCCCACCCTCATCGGGGAGATCTGGACCCACCAGCCCGGCGACACCGTCAAGCTCACCTACACGCGCGACGGCAAGCAGCGGACGGCCGAAGTGACCCTGGGCCAGCGCGAAGGCGACAGCTGA
- a CDS encoding tyrosine-type recombinase/integrase: protein MLTYDVDIWSIRKRAGRPKPYELRWRVGSQPHSKSFKLKPQADGRRSELMTALREREQFDEDTGVPARELAVRTSPTWYDHATAYVLMKWTRAAAKHRASIAEALAVVTPTLVTTTRGAPDSKILRAALYQWAFRAAPGPDGRLTARHAVEEPPQEIRSALSWISKHSMQVKALEDPALLRPALEALSRRMDGKKAAENTARRKRMVLSNFLRYTVEEKGLLSANPLLRVDWTPPETDDEIDFRYVPGPTMARSFITAVRDSGTRGQHLEAFFGCLYYAAMRPSEIASLKASDCTLPPDTEDAAEQWGELLLGESRPEVGGGWTDDGAAYEARGLKRRARGATRSVPIPPLLVRMLRDHIAAYGTAPDGRLFRAAKGGRVGSNEYCSLWEAARAAVLSEADAATPLARVPYSLRHAGVSLWIKSGVDPVEVARRAGHSIAVLFRFYAKILRGEQSRSNQLITEELNKGG from the coding sequence ATGCTCACGTACGACGTCGACATCTGGTCCATCCGCAAGCGAGCAGGACGTCCGAAGCCCTACGAACTGCGCTGGCGAGTCGGTTCACAACCGCACTCCAAGAGCTTCAAGCTCAAGCCACAGGCGGACGGTCGCCGCTCCGAGCTGATGACCGCGCTTCGGGAGCGCGAGCAGTTCGACGAGGACACGGGCGTACCGGCGCGCGAGTTGGCCGTACGTACCTCGCCGACCTGGTACGACCACGCCACCGCGTACGTGCTCATGAAGTGGACGCGCGCGGCGGCCAAGCACCGTGCCAGCATCGCCGAAGCACTCGCGGTCGTCACTCCGACACTGGTCACGACCACCCGGGGCGCCCCGGATTCCAAGATCCTGCGAGCAGCGCTCTATCAGTGGGCCTTTCGCGCGGCGCCGGGGCCGGACGGTCGGTTGACCGCCCGGCATGCCGTCGAAGAGCCCCCGCAAGAGATCCGATCGGCCCTCTCCTGGATTTCCAAGCATTCGATGCAGGTCAAGGCCCTCGAAGATCCCGCGCTCCTGCGCCCCGCCCTCGAAGCGCTGTCGCGCCGCATGGACGGCAAGAAAGCCGCTGAGAACACCGCTCGCCGGAAGCGCATGGTGCTGAGCAACTTCCTTCGGTACACAGTGGAGGAGAAAGGACTGCTGTCCGCCAACCCGCTCCTGCGTGTGGACTGGACACCACCGGAGACGGACGACGAGATCGATTTCCGGTACGTGCCCGGTCCGACGATGGCCCGTTCGTTCATCACCGCCGTGCGGGACTCCGGGACGCGCGGACAGCACCTCGAAGCGTTCTTCGGGTGCCTGTACTACGCCGCGATGCGCCCCTCCGAAATCGCCTCGCTCAAGGCCTCAGACTGCACGCTGCCTCCGGACACCGAGGACGCTGCGGAGCAGTGGGGCGAGCTGCTGTTGGGGGAGAGTCGCCCCGAAGTCGGGGGTGGCTGGACGGATGACGGCGCGGCCTATGAGGCGCGCGGCCTCAAGCGTCGGGCCCGTGGGGCGACACGGTCCGTACCGATCCCCCCGCTCCTCGTACGGATGCTGCGGGACCACATCGCGGCCTACGGGACGGCCCCTGACGGTCGTCTGTTCCGTGCGGCGAAGGGTGGTCGGGTCGGGTCGAACGAGTACTGCAGTCTGTGGGAGGCGGCTCGGGCCGCGGTGCTCTCAGAGGCGGACGCGGCAACGCCTCTCGCTCGCGTCCCGTACTCGCTCCGTCACGCCGGAGTGTCCCTGTGGATCAAGTCGGGGGTGGACCCCGTGGAAGTCGCCCGCCGTGCCGGCCACAGCATCGCCGTGCTGTTCCGCTTCTACGCCAAGATCCTGCGGGGCGAGCAGTCGCGCTCCAACCAGCTCATCACGGAGGAGCTGAACAAGGGCGGGTAG
- a CDS encoding ATP-binding protein, with protein sequence MRHRTRTGRFPAHPRRAFTPWRGAKEVSGVALMVAQEVPASSSMAVPHGPAGVGEARHRMRDQLRTGGVAETVIDDAVLILSELLSNACRHGRPLGEALAGDGDVRAAWRVEPTGRLTVEVTDGGGPTRPVPATPSVTAHGGRGLNIITALADDWGVRDDARGEVTVWVVVHKGACAVRRRNDFSARVTAPAVSAASTVSAMSELDFGDTFDGLD encoded by the coding sequence GTGCGTCACCGCACGCGCACTGGCCGGTTTCCGGCCCATCCCAGAAGGGCATTCACACCGTGGCGTGGGGCAAAGGAGGTCTCGGGGGTGGCGTTGATGGTGGCACAAGAGGTGCCCGCGTCGTCGAGCATGGCCGTACCCCATGGCCCTGCGGGCGTGGGAGAAGCAAGACACCGGATGCGGGATCAACTACGCACCGGGGGTGTGGCGGAAACGGTCATCGACGACGCCGTACTGATCCTTTCCGAACTACTGAGCAACGCCTGCCGTCACGGCAGGCCACTGGGTGAAGCCCTGGCCGGGGACGGCGACGTCCGGGCCGCGTGGCGTGTCGAACCGACCGGCAGACTCACCGTCGAGGTGACGGACGGCGGCGGACCGACGCGTCCGGTTCCGGCCACCCCCTCGGTCACCGCGCACGGCGGCCGTGGGCTGAACATCATCACGGCGCTGGCCGACGACTGGGGCGTCCGGGACGACGCCCGGGGCGAGGTCACGGTGTGGGTGGTCGTACACAAAGGCGCCTGTGCCGTACGTCGGCGCAACGACTTCAGCGCGCGGGTCACGGCACCGGCGGTGTCCGCGGCCTCCACCGTGTCCGCGATGTCCGAGCTGGACTTCGGGGACACCTTCGACGGCCTGGACTGA
- a CDS encoding glycerophosphodiester phosphodiesterase: MTHARQHPTQVVAHRGASEEAPEHTLAAYEKAIEDGADALECDVRLTADGHLVCVHDRRVNRTSNGRGAVSALELADLAALDFGSWKNRDEAPDWEQQRPPSWEQQSVLTLERLLELVADAGRPVRLAIETKHPTRWAGQVEERLLVLLKRFALDAPSSPAESPVRVMSFSARSLQRVRAASPMMPTVYLLQFVSPRLRDGRLPPGVRIAGPSMRIVRSHPAYIERLKRAGHQVHVWTVNDAEDVDLCLGLGVDAIITNRPRAVLRQLGR; this comes from the coding sequence GTGACCCACGCACGACAGCACCCGACCCAGGTCGTCGCCCACCGCGGGGCCTCCGAAGAGGCCCCCGAGCACACCCTGGCCGCGTACGAGAAAGCGATCGAGGACGGGGCCGACGCCCTGGAATGCGATGTACGGCTGACCGCGGACGGGCATCTCGTCTGCGTCCACGACCGCCGCGTCAACCGCACCTCCAACGGTCGCGGAGCCGTCTCCGCCCTGGAGCTCGCGGATCTCGCCGCCCTGGACTTCGGCTCCTGGAAGAACCGCGACGAGGCACCCGACTGGGAGCAGCAGCGGCCCCCCTCCTGGGAACAGCAGTCCGTCCTCACACTGGAGCGCCTGCTCGAACTCGTGGCCGACGCCGGCCGTCCCGTACGGCTCGCCATCGAGACGAAACACCCCACCCGCTGGGCCGGCCAGGTCGAGGAGCGGCTGCTGGTCCTCCTGAAGCGCTTCGCCCTGGACGCGCCGTCCTCGCCCGCCGAGTCGCCGGTACGCGTCATGAGCTTCTCGGCGCGCTCCCTGCAGCGCGTCCGCGCCGCGTCCCCGATGATGCCGACGGTCTATCTGCTGCAGTTCGTCTCACCCCGGCTGCGCGACGGGCGGCTGCCCCCGGGGGTCCGGATCGCCGGTCCCTCGATGCGGATCGTGCGCAGTCACCCGGCGTACATCGAGCGGCTGAAGCGGGCCGGCCACCAGGTGCACGTGTGGACGGTGAACGACGCCGAGGACGTCGACCTCTGCCTCGGACTCGGCGTCGACGCCATCATCACCAACCGCCCGCGCGCGGTGCTGCGCCAGCTGGGCCGCTGA
- a CDS encoding bifunctional DNA primase/polymerase — MREILGRRRRLLSRRNAGRPEMLSAALTFATQWQWPVLPGVAPDPQGRARCGCPDPECTVPGAHPFDPGLLAATTDERMARWWWTNRPTAPIILATGGKAPCAVSLPAPAAAWALAALDLKEMRLGPVIASPTRWALLVKPYSLEQLGELLYAKDFVPGSLRFHGEGGYVALPPSETGQGGIRWERAPLPGSAAPWVPDVEAVVDAVVEALTRTGVSAPEL, encoded by the coding sequence ATGCGCGAGATCCTCGGAAGGCGACGCAGGCTCCTGTCCAGGCGAAACGCTGGGAGGCCTGAGATGCTCAGCGCGGCCCTGACCTTCGCGACCCAATGGCAGTGGCCCGTACTCCCGGGTGTGGCCCCGGACCCGCAGGGGCGGGCCCGATGCGGGTGCCCGGACCCGGAGTGCACGGTGCCAGGTGCCCACCCCTTCGACCCCGGCCTGCTCGCGGCCACCACCGACGAGCGCATGGCGCGCTGGTGGTGGACGAACCGGCCGACAGCCCCGATCATCCTCGCCACCGGAGGAAAGGCGCCGTGCGCGGTGAGCCTGCCGGCTCCGGCCGCGGCCTGGGCGCTGGCCGCCCTCGACCTCAAGGAAATGCGCCTCGGCCCCGTGATCGCGTCCCCGACGCGCTGGGCGCTGCTCGTGAAGCCGTACTCCCTGGAGCAGCTGGGTGAGCTGCTCTACGCCAAGGACTTCGTGCCCGGCTCGCTGCGTTTCCACGGCGAGGGCGGTTACGTGGCCCTGCCGCCGTCCGAGACCGGGCAGGGCGGGATCCGCTGGGAGCGGGCTCCGCTGCCGGGTTCGGCCGCTCCCTGGGTGCCCGACGTCGAGGCCGTGGTGGACGCGGTGGTGGAGGCTCTCACTCGTACGGGTGTGAGCGCCCCCGAGTTGTAG
- a CDS encoding bifunctional DNA primase/polymerase, with the protein MTHDPRTGLLSAALSAAERGWPVFPLRPGTKRPALHREAACTRTGPCANSHRKWEQRATTDPDRIRAAWSQAPFNVGIATGPAGLVVIDLDKPKSQDNGNSSADAPDGTATFKALCERTEQPVPRTRTIRTASGGSHLYFTAPAAVRLHNTAGTLAPLVDSRAWGGYVVAAGSTVDGRTYEVEGPALLNPLPSGLLALLIPPHPSTTPRPALAPVPARTGRGADAALIWARRNVRQAPEGARNVRLLESARAMGRFVAWGDIPRHVVEDAFQGEGEAVGLPAAECRTTIRSALDWSIRTCRPRTAA; encoded by the coding sequence ATGACCCATGACCCCCGAACCGGGCTGCTGTCCGCAGCCCTGAGCGCCGCTGAGCGCGGCTGGCCCGTCTTCCCACTCCGACCCGGCACCAAGCGGCCCGCACTGCACCGCGAAGCCGCCTGCACCCGCACCGGCCCCTGCGCGAACAGTCACCGCAAGTGGGAGCAGCGCGCCACCACCGACCCCGACCGCATCCGCGCGGCCTGGTCGCAGGCGCCGTTCAACGTCGGCATCGCCACCGGCCCCGCCGGCCTGGTCGTCATCGACCTGGACAAGCCCAAAAGCCAGGACAACGGCAACAGCAGTGCGGACGCGCCTGACGGCACGGCGACCTTTAAGGCGCTCTGCGAGCGCACCGAGCAGCCCGTGCCCCGCACCCGCACGATCCGGACCGCGAGCGGTGGCAGTCACCTGTACTTCACCGCCCCCGCCGCCGTACGCCTGCACAACACCGCCGGGACCCTCGCCCCACTGGTCGACAGCCGCGCATGGGGCGGCTACGTCGTCGCAGCCGGCAGCACCGTCGACGGCCGGACGTACGAGGTCGAGGGCCCCGCGCTCCTCAACCCCCTGCCCTCGGGGTTGTTGGCGCTGCTCATCCCGCCGCACCCGTCCACCACACCCCGGCCCGCGCTGGCGCCGGTACCGGCGCGCACGGGGCGGGGTGCAGACGCAGCCCTGATCTGGGCACGCAGGAACGTGCGGCAGGCGCCGGAGGGCGCCCGTAACGTCCGCTTGCTGGAGAGCGCACGCGCCATGGGCCGCTTCGTCGCATGGGGCGACATCCCCCGTCACGTGGTCGAAGACGCTTTTCAAGGGGAGGGAGAGGCGGTCGGACTCCCCGCGGCCGAGTGCCGGACCACGATCCGCAGCGCACTGGACTGGTCCATCCGCACCTGCCGCCCCAGGACAGCCGCATGA
- a CDS encoding DUF3631 domain-containing protein: MTAPDPIDGAVLLDEVEAFHRRFNVFPTEHAYTAVALWDAHAHLIEALDGTARIAFLSPEPGSGKSRALEIIETLTPRSATTVNASANALFRLVAADAGTPTLLFDEIDTVFGPKAGGNEEVRGFLNSGYRRGAKSLRCVGEGSDQKAGWFDSFCAVAMAGLGSLPDTILTRSVIIRMRKKAPNETCEPYRRRVHEKQGHILRDRLAEWTATIEDQIADAWPEMPEGVSDRPADVWEPLLAVADAAGGDWPERARAACVALIKAAAQGGEASLGVRLLTDLRDKVYCGSDRMPTAAILEVLLSLDDAPWADMSEDGQNVKPLTARGLSRLLSHYVRPDNTPIKPRGIRVGSGTPKGYYAEDLSDAWARYCPPSPEKSATSATSATSQVNGGESVADTPSESRHMPAETDTRQLRIAS, translated from the coding sequence ATGACCGCACCCGACCCCATCGACGGCGCCGTACTGCTCGACGAGGTGGAAGCCTTCCACCGACGCTTCAACGTCTTCCCCACCGAGCACGCCTACACCGCCGTGGCCCTGTGGGACGCGCACGCGCACCTGATCGAGGCACTCGACGGCACCGCTCGCATCGCTTTCTTGAGCCCCGAACCGGGATCGGGGAAGTCACGGGCACTGGAGATCATCGAAACGCTCACTCCGCGCTCCGCGACCACGGTCAACGCGTCCGCCAACGCGCTGTTCCGGCTGGTAGCGGCCGACGCGGGAACGCCAACGCTGCTGTTCGACGAGATCGACACCGTGTTCGGGCCCAAGGCCGGCGGGAACGAAGAGGTCCGCGGGTTCCTCAACTCCGGCTACCGGCGCGGAGCCAAGTCCCTGCGCTGCGTCGGAGAAGGCTCCGACCAGAAAGCAGGCTGGTTCGACTCGTTCTGTGCGGTCGCCATGGCGGGGCTCGGATCGCTGCCGGACACGATCCTGACCAGGTCCGTCATCATCCGCATGCGCAAGAAGGCGCCCAACGAGACGTGCGAGCCCTACCGGCGCCGCGTCCACGAGAAGCAGGGCCACATCCTGCGGGACCGGCTCGCAGAGTGGACCGCCACCATTGAGGACCAGATCGCGGACGCGTGGCCGGAGATGCCCGAGGGTGTCTCCGACCGGCCGGCCGACGTGTGGGAGCCGCTGCTGGCGGTGGCGGACGCGGCCGGTGGTGACTGGCCTGAGCGGGCCCGTGCCGCCTGCGTGGCACTCATCAAGGCCGCGGCGCAGGGCGGTGAGGCGTCCTTGGGGGTGCGGCTGCTGACGGACCTGCGCGACAAGGTGTACTGCGGCTCCGACCGCATGCCGACTGCCGCGATCCTCGAAGTGCTCCTCTCCCTCGATGACGCCCCGTGGGCCGACATGAGCGAGGACGGGCAGAACGTCAAGCCCCTCACCGCGCGCGGTCTGTCCCGGCTCCTGAGCCACTACGTGCGCCCCGACAACACCCCCATCAAACCCCGCGGCATCCGGGTGGGCAGCGGTACCCCCAAGGGCTACTACGCGGAAGACCTCAGCGATGCGTGGGCGCGCTACTGCCCCCCTTCCCCTGAGAAGTCCGCAACATCCGCAACGTCCGCAACATCGCAGGTCAACGGGGGTGAATCTGTGGCGGATACCCCTTCCGAGAGCCGCCACATGCCCGCGGAAACCGACACACGCCAACTCCGCATCGCGAGCTGA
- a CDS encoding PP2C family protein-serine/threonine phosphatase — MLDIPSRVRVHVETLPAAQNHMGVCDAIEQYAPVGKPDTMNAPHLPKVAGIDSTVPSPAHTVAPTRATTGSPAAPSPHAPGAVLQDRLAGWVSDLTTLHELTERLARTGSLADALQELLRAGAALVGARRGLVVLEPGDGLGPDTTIGLGLARADLGHIETVPRSCMSYGRILDGLPGGEGEIAQPDLLSEDGLDPRHREVAARLGYAASYALPLSTDAAGRLGAAVWLYDEPAEPVERQRHLVGLYTAYAAEHLARLVELERTRACITTISEELLPSRLPRVSGVQLAARHRTGPRGGGDWYDALPLPDAALGLAVGSVTGSGPSAVAAMGRLRASLRAYAVMEGEDPVAVLSDLELLLRLTEPARSATALFAYCEPALRKITLAGAGHSPPLVIGERRTEYVETSLSAPLGMLACWEAPSVEFRAEAGETVLLYTDGLLHRTGDPMDRAFARLHASAASVPRALRADPGAVADHVLRTMLPDGLDDADSDEDVVLLAARFE; from the coding sequence ATGCTGGACATCCCCTCACGAGTGCGTGTACATGTGGAGACACTGCCAGCGGCGCAGAATCACATGGGGGTTTGCGATGCTATCGAGCAATACGCACCGGTCGGAAAGCCGGACACCATGAACGCCCCTCACCTTCCGAAAGTGGCCGGAATCGATTCAACGGTTCCCTCACCCGCACACACTGTCGCGCCGACACGTGCCACCACGGGTTCCCCAGCGGCCCCGTCCCCACACGCCCCGGGCGCCGTCCTCCAGGACAGACTCGCAGGCTGGGTGTCCGACCTCACCACCCTGCACGAGCTGACGGAGCGACTGGCACGGACCGGTTCCCTGGCGGACGCCCTCCAGGAACTGCTGCGCGCCGGAGCCGCCCTCGTGGGCGCCCGGCGCGGCCTCGTGGTGCTGGAACCGGGCGACGGCCTCGGCCCGGACACCACGATCGGCCTGGGCCTCGCCCGGGCGGATCTCGGGCACATCGAGACCGTCCCGCGCAGCTGCATGTCGTACGGCAGGATCCTCGACGGGCTCCCCGGGGGCGAGGGCGAGATCGCCCAGCCCGACCTGCTCTCCGAGGACGGGCTCGACCCACGGCACCGCGAGGTGGCCGCCCGGCTCGGCTATGCCGCGAGCTACGCGCTGCCGCTGTCCACGGACGCGGCGGGCCGGCTGGGCGCGGCCGTGTGGCTCTACGACGAGCCGGCCGAGCCGGTCGAGCGGCAGCGCCATCTGGTCGGCCTCTACACGGCGTACGCGGCCGAGCACCTGGCCCGCCTGGTGGAACTGGAGCGCACGCGCGCGTGCATCACGACCATCTCCGAGGAGCTGCTCCCCTCCCGGCTGCCCCGGGTCTCCGGGGTCCAGCTCGCCGCCCGGCACCGCACGGGGCCGCGCGGCGGCGGCGACTGGTACGACGCGCTGCCGCTGCCCGACGCCGCGCTCGGCCTCGCGGTCGGGTCCGTCACCGGGTCGGGCCCCAGCGCCGTCGCCGCCATGGGCCGGCTGCGGGCCTCCCTGCGGGCGTACGCGGTGATGGAGGGCGAGGATCCGGTCGCCGTCCTGTCCGACCTCGAACTGCTGCTGCGGCTCACCGAACCGGCCCGCTCCGCCACCGCCCTGTTCGCCTACTGCGAGCCGGCGCTGCGCAAGATCACGCTGGCCGGGGCCGGCCACAGCCCGCCGCTGGTGATCGGCGAGCGGCGCACCGAGTACGTGGAGACCTCGCTCTCGGCGCCCCTGGGCATGCTCGCCTGCTGGGAGGCGCCCAGTGTGGAGTTCCGGGCGGAGGCGGGAGAGACGGTTCTGCTCTACACGGACGGGCTGCTGCACCGGACCGGCGATCCCATGGACCGGGCCTTCGCGCGGCTGCACGCGTCCGCCGCGAGCGTGCCCAGGGCGCTGCGGGCGGACCCGGGAGCCGTCGCCGACCACGTCCTGCGGACCATGCTGCCGGACGGCCTCGACGACGCCGACAGCGACGAGGACGTGGTGCTTCTGGCGGCCCGCTTCGAGTGA
- a CDS encoding DUF5926 family protein: protein MAKKRPQTKAKQPQRQDGARAAGADGHVPVVGAREPCPCGSGRRYKACHGRAAAHAVTELVHRPFEGLPSEGDWIALRELVPAATVELHLKEALPEGVPSVTLATVLPMAWPALRREDGSVLIGLQNDTASGDISRDLADTLQRALTAEPGTPVQGRRAPSDGVRLQDLLDPEGAFEPVVHAGFEFWVPDAQNAATEVTASLERANAAAIPTVKLAGVDAAYWCETPDKNHLRWVMPHPEEQLLDALARLHAEGRSSLGEGTRLVGSFRAHGLTVPVWDLPTGVSAEDIEKPASEFAERLAAALATDAPLTADERRARGGLTNRQVTLS from the coding sequence ATGGCCAAGAAGCGACCCCAGACCAAGGCCAAGCAGCCGCAGCGCCAGGATGGGGCCCGCGCCGCCGGCGCAGACGGACACGTCCCGGTTGTCGGAGCACGCGAGCCCTGCCCCTGCGGCAGCGGCCGTCGCTACAAGGCGTGTCACGGACGCGCCGCCGCGCACGCCGTGACCGAGCTGGTCCACCGGCCGTTCGAGGGCCTGCCGAGCGAGGGCGACTGGATCGCGCTGCGCGAGCTGGTGCCCGCGGCGACCGTCGAGCTGCACCTGAAGGAGGCCCTCCCGGAGGGCGTCCCGTCGGTCACCCTCGCGACGGTGCTGCCGATGGCATGGCCGGCCCTGCGCCGCGAGGACGGCTCGGTCCTCATCGGTCTGCAGAACGACACGGCGTCCGGCGACATCAGCCGCGACCTGGCCGACACGCTCCAGCGCGCACTCACCGCGGAGCCGGGCACTCCGGTGCAGGGCCGCCGCGCCCCGAGCGACGGAGTGCGCCTGCAGGATCTCCTCGACCCCGAAGGCGCGTTCGAGCCAGTTGTGCACGCCGGCTTCGAATTCTGGGTTCCGGACGCACAGAACGCCGCCACGGAGGTGACCGCCTCCCTGGAGCGCGCCAACGCCGCCGCCATCCCGACGGTGAAGCTCGCCGGTGTGGACGCCGCGTACTGGTGCGAGACCCCCGACAAGAACCACCTGCGCTGGGTCATGCCGCACCCCGAGGAGCAGCTTCTGGACGCACTCGCGCGGCTGCACGCGGAGGGCCGGTCGAGCCTCGGGGAGGGCACCCGACTGGTCGGTTCCTTCCGTGCCCACGGCCTCACCGTCCCGGTCTGGGACCTGCCGACGGGCGTTTCGGCCGAGGACATCGAGAAGCCCGCGTCCGAGTTCGCCGAGCGGCTCGCCGCGGCGCTGGCCACGGACGCACCGCTCACCGCGGACGAGCGACGGGCACGCGGCGGCCTCACCAATCGCCAGGTCACCCTCAGCTGA
- a CDS encoding helix-turn-helix transcriptional regulator, whose amino-acid sequence MAGTKMLKLREVLEEIEMSRAAFYRMRARGHAPRLQKLPNGQLRVRRSDLDTWWARCEENAA is encoded by the coding sequence TTGGCCGGCACCAAGATGCTCAAGCTCCGCGAAGTGCTCGAAGAGATCGAGATGAGCCGCGCCGCCTTCTACCGCATGCGCGCCCGTGGACATGCTCCCCGCCTCCAGAAACTCCCGAACGGGCAGCTCCGCGTGCGCCGTTCCGACCTGGACACGTGGTGGGCGCGGTGTGAGGAAAACGCTGCGTAG